One region of Halomicrobium sp. LC1Hm genomic DNA includes:
- the hpt gene encoding hypoxanthine/guanine phosphoribosyltransferase — translation MDQLKQSLLDAPIIEKDGYHYFVHPISDGVPMLRPELLREIVIKIIRKAELEDVDKIVTPAAMGIHISTAVSLMTDIPLVVVRKRQYGLDGEVSLSQVTGYSENEMYVNDVYEGDRVLVLDDVLSTGGTLAALTGALEDIGADICDIVCVIKKEGGENKLADDGYHAKTLINVDVVDGEVVVVDEYGDD, via the coding sequence ATGGATCAGCTCAAACAGTCGCTGTTGGATGCACCTATCATCGAGAAGGACGGATATCACTACTTCGTGCATCCGATCAGCGACGGCGTCCCGATGCTGCGTCCTGAACTGCTCCGCGAGATCGTCATCAAGATCATTCGGAAAGCCGAGCTCGAAGACGTCGACAAGATCGTCACACCGGCCGCGATGGGGATCCACATCTCCACTGCGGTCTCGCTGATGACGGACATCCCCCTCGTCGTCGTCCGCAAGCGCCAGTACGGCCTCGACGGCGAGGTGTCGCTCTCGCAGGTCACCGGCTACTCGGAAAACGAGATGTACGTCAACGACGTCTACGAGGGCGACCGCGTGCTCGTGCTCGACGACGTGCTCTCGACCGGCGGCACGCTGGCCGCGCTCACGGGCGCGCTCGAAGACATCGGCGCGGACATCTGTGACATCGTCTGTGTCATCAAGAAAGAGGGCGGAGAGAACAAGCTCGCAGACGACGGCTACCACGCGAAGACGCTCATCAACGTCGACGTCGTCGACGGCGAGGTCGTCGTGGTCGACGAGTACGGCGACGACTAA
- a CDS encoding GtrA family protein — translation MSSRLAPLRSLLSGVRFGKFASVGAVGAAFDTTTFVVLDQFVGVQTAVANAVGIEIAILVMFAVNDNWTFASEGEDDRRSLGTRLLRSHLVRAGGSTLQWSILFAVLVVYEVSVPVSVGPVDLWPIFVKGGAIGIAMFVNYVFESIFTWRVHE, via the coding sequence ATGAGTAGCCGCCTCGCTCCCCTCCGATCGTTGCTCTCGGGGGTCCGGTTCGGCAAGTTCGCCTCGGTCGGTGCGGTCGGGGCCGCCTTCGACACGACGACGTTCGTCGTCCTCGACCAGTTCGTCGGCGTCCAGACCGCCGTCGCCAACGCCGTCGGCATCGAGATCGCGATTCTCGTGATGTTCGCCGTCAACGACAACTGGACCTTCGCGAGCGAAGGCGAGGACGACCGCCGCTCGCTGGGCACGCGCCTCTTGCGCTCGCACCTCGTCCGTGCCGGTGGGTCGACGCTGCAGTGGAGCATTCTCTTCGCCGTCCTCGTCGTCTACGAGGTCAGCGTGCCCGTCTCGGTGGGTCCGGTCGACCTCTGGCCGATCTTCGTCAAGGGCGGCGCGATCGGGATCGCCATGTTCGTCAACTACGTCTTCGAGAGCATCTTCACCTGGCGCGTCCACGAGTGA
- a CDS encoding glycosyltransferase: protein MDQSVGIVVPAFRPDVDRLGSYVRTLDEQLAPAQIRIELDDPEPGVTERLAALPAAVNAVPYRRGKGAAITAGFEAIETDVRAFADADGSTDAASLAHVIDRVRAGGADLAVGSRRHPDATVSSHQTFARRFLGDGFAWIAGHLLDVSLYDYQCGAKAITAEGWEHVRTHLYDAGFAWDVELVAIAGALGLTVAEVPIEWEDRPGSTVSPVRTSLNMATALLRARHRAKRLSDSRLHAAIAATREEGPALIDNDE, encoded by the coding sequence ATGGATCAGTCGGTGGGTATCGTCGTGCCCGCGTTTCGACCGGACGTGGATCGACTGGGCTCGTACGTCAGGACGCTCGACGAGCAGTTGGCTCCGGCACAGATCCGTATCGAACTCGACGACCCGGAACCCGGCGTCACCGAGCGGCTGGCCGCGCTCCCCGCCGCGGTCAACGCCGTCCCCTACCGCCGCGGGAAGGGTGCCGCGATCACCGCCGGCTTCGAGGCGATCGAGACGGACGTTCGCGCGTTCGCCGACGCCGATGGATCGACCGACGCGGCCTCGCTCGCACACGTCATCGACCGGGTCAGGGCCGGCGGTGCGGACCTGGCGGTCGGTTCTCGTCGTCACCCCGACGCGACCGTCAGCAGCCACCAGACCTTTGCGCGGCGGTTCCTGGGCGACGGCTTCGCCTGGATCGCCGGCCACCTGCTCGACGTGTCGCTGTACGACTACCAGTGTGGCGCGAAGGCGATCACGGCCGAGGGGTGGGAGCACGTGCGCACGCACCTCTACGACGCCGGCTTCGCCTGGGACGTAGAGCTGGTCGCGATCGCCGGTGCGCTGGGGCTGACCGTCGCGGAGGTCCCCATCGAGTGGGAGGACAGACCCGGCTCGACGGTCTCGCCGGTGCGAACGTCGCTGAACATGGCGACGGCGCTCTTGCGCGCACGCCACCGGGCGAAGCGACTGAGCGACAGCCGTCTGCACGCCGCTATCGCCGCGACACGCGAGGAGGGCCCCGCACTGATCGACAACGATGAGTAG